The DNA region GTATATTTAACGTAATAATTGAGCCTTTATGTACTTTGCTTTTTTAAACTATTAGTTTGCATATACGATTATAAGAAGTGTTCATCCTGTGACATTTGCTCTTTTCTAGTCTGTCATTTTAGCACGCTCGCCTGTCAGTTACATCACAGCCCTTTGTCAGCTGTATATCAACAATAATTTAAGTCACcgttttaatgtcataatttCTCAAGACAAGCAAACATTGGGATGTCAACAACACTGACATACCCCACAATTAATGCACTACATCAgcgttaatttagacatttcgcACATTGCATTCTGTCATAAATATATGATCAGATCAGCctatttcttattatttgggcgtatgtgttattatttacagtattattaaaaCTGGTATCAGATGTCTTTAATATTAACCTAGAATTGTTCATATCTTGTTGTTTAAACTAATAATCATTTTCTCTCCTTAGTAATTCTCAAACAGGTCAAAACGACAAGTTCTTAATAAACTCCTGTagttaaacttatttatttttttaattaatatatgtttCCATTCAGCAATACATTAAATTCATCAGAAGAggcaatatgtacatttatagtGCTACAGAAGATTtccgtttcaaataaattctgctaTTTAATTCTTTCTAgccaaaaaaattatgcatcaCGGCCATTTTCAATATTggtgataataaaaagaaatgtcaaagCAAAATCAGTatgtttctgaaagatcacAGGGCGAAAACTGGTTCGGTGtctttaaagaaatgttagCATCATTTATAGTAGGctatatattgctttttataATGACATGAATGTGATTGCTTGTATTGCTAATTTGTAAATCAATTATTTGTCAGACAATCGGTCTATGGGCTCTCAGTCCAGTTCTGGGATGTCCGGTCGGGGCTCTGGCAGCAACCCAGACCAGTCAGAACCAGAACCCAACCAGAATTCCAATCAGACGGGTCGCACGCAGGCAGAGAGGCAGTCAGGATCTGAAGAGGACGTTGACTTGGCGCAAGTTCTGGCGTACCTACTGCGAAGGTAATTACAGTGCATGCATAACATACAGAATATCTCTTTGCAAATCCCTTTGTCTGGGCTGcgttttaaacatgtttttgaacTCTTCCACTTCCTCTTTTGTCATACGGGTATTGAAAAGCGTTCTtccctcttttctctttcataGGGGCCAGGTCCGCCTGGTCCATGGAAGTGGAGCAACGGGCCTACAGCTCGTGCAGTCATATTCAGACTCGGATGAGGACAGCGATGGGGCTTGGGATGGGCGGCTGGGACATCGATATGACCCTCCAGGTGAGAATTATGGACTGTACTAAATCATTTGTAATCTGTGCAAGTGAGCAATGCTGCTATAAATACCacttaaataaacacagttctGTGGTCACTTACGATTCcttattttttcctcattcagtGGATGCCCAACCAGACACACAGGAAGTTGACCGCAGTGAGATCCGCACTCAGATCCTGCTTGCCACTGCTTCATCAGGTCTAAAGAACAGACACAGTTTCACACATATGCTAGCGGAGGTAAGATGGCCCTGTGGATGCCAAATAGTGTAGAGTGTAGTTCAAATTCTATAATCTAACAGTGGATTTATTTCTGAAGCGGGAACAGGGGCGGTGTCGGGGGTCGAGTTTCTCTCACGGAGAGTGCAGCCGAATGCGTTCACAGTAAgagcaatataataataatgtatatatgatgCAGAGGCACATATGTCATTAGATTTGaagtatagatttttttttttgaaactgaaCATATGTTATATGTCTTtgcatacatataataaatcatatatatatttcctcaTAGTTTTCTGCCCAATCATGTGGTATACAAGGACACCTATCAGCAGAAAGTCTTTTGTGGAGTCTACAGCGATGAGGGAAACATGTTCCTGTCTGCATGCCAAGGTGAAACTGTAATTCAAGACTTTGTccttagcatttatttttaattttttagtaGTTTTCACAGGTCAGTCATGTCACAGATATGTGCAAATGTTTAACTCAGGTCTAAAAAAAGTCCACTATTGTAACTGTTTCAATCGTTCAGTCTCGTAACAGTTGTTTTTGACAACTCTTGGGCACCAAATTAgctttttagaatgatttctgaaggattctgtgacactgaagtctaAAGTAATGGCCGCTGAACGATCAGGTTTGccttaacaaaaatatgttaaattttaaaaattttcaaataaaatattgtcatttgaaatagaatataaaaatattttacaaataaaaacagactacATGAGCATAAATGGCTTGTTTTAAAAGCTAACATGCAGAAATCATTAAACTGTGTAGCACAAACAATATCTTAAACtctcctttttctgtttttatagatCAGAATATCAGGTTATATGACACTAGCAGGGGCTGTTTTACACTAAAGAAGACAGTGAAGGCCAGAGATGTGGGCTGGAGCATTCTGGATGTGTGTTTCACCCCCGATGCACGCTGTGTGCTCTACTCCAGTTGGTCTGACTACAGTAAGACAGGACCAGGTCACTTAAACCGCTTTGTTGGcacttctgtcattttttttccagtaatgcATATCTGTCTGTGCTCCCTCTCTTTAGTCCATGTGTGCAGTGTAGATGGGGACAATGAAACACACACCGCTCTGGACCTCAAGTTAGTGTTTCCTCATAGTAcatttaagcattaaaactCAGGTAATCACCTGTACCGCTTCCTCTTCATGTGGATGACAAACAGTAGAACAGATTTCCACAATCATTCATCACTACAGCCATGATGTGACTGTGAGCTAACCAAAACatattgaaattataattaaagtTCCATAACGCTTTCAAATAAGctaataatgtcaataaatggCTTTGCCAGCATGTCTTTCTGCCTCTTCCATTAAATTCACATGACCATCTTGACGTCTTCTCTGCATTGCATAACATTTAGTGACCATCCTGTGataataaactgtaatattatgcCTTTAGAGGTTTGGTCATGCTCTGTTCTTCGCCAAGGAATGTAGGGCTGTGTGAATGGAAATGAGTTtagatgtttaaatatttatatttatttatgttttattagtcTGTGAGCTATATTGAATGTAATTCCCATAGAAATGACTGTAGTTGTTAGTGTTTCGTGTTGCTGATGCTGACAGGtgtcttttcttctttcagtcCTGATGAAAGGAGGTTCTGTGTTTTCTCACTGGCAGCATCCACCGATGGAAAAGAAATTTTAGGCGGGTTAGTAACATACTatggaaaataagaaaaataactcCAGAAAGTGATCTTTTAATAAcccagtattattatttttttgtttccactattgggatttatttaaattaaattaaatttatttgtcttattttatttcattttacttacCATTTACAGAAACCTAAAGTGTTCCTTTATTCTTACCGAGATGCTTTTTGTCTCTGTCAAATAGTGCGAACGATGGCTGTCTGTATGTGTTTGATCGTGAACAAAACAAGAGAACTCTAAAGGTATGATTCATACATTAGTAAAGTAATAGAAGGGCCTAAAAATTCATTCTTAATCCAGGGACAAAATTACAAGAATATTTATTCAGAGGCTATATCATCAGTAGCCCAAAAATGCTAATAAGTGTTGAATTAATGGTGCATAATGGTCCAATAAAACGCTACCTTTTTATGGGATCAATATGTTAACCCTGCTGTCAACCTGTTATATACTTCCTGTGACTTTAAGCCTTGCGTAATCTTTACAGCTCCTCGGTCTCAGTGCATCAAAGGTCTAACGTTCTGAATGAATTGTGGTCATTAATACGCAAGATATGTTTACCTGCAACTTTATCCAGGCATCGCCCTCTGCAGCATGACTCGTGTCAGTCGGGTTGTTTATCTCACCATCTTTCAGATCGACGCTCACGAGGATGATGTGAATGCCGTGGCATTCGCGGACAGTTCATCACAGCTGCTGTTCTCAGGCAGCGACGATGCTCTGTGTAAAGTGTGGGACAGGCGTACCCTCAGAGAAGACAGACCACAGCCTGTGGGTCATCTGGCTGGACACAGGGATGGAATCACGTTCATACACAGCAAGGTATTGTCAAGATACTGTGTTTTGCACACTGCACAAAccttttacataaaaaatacgccaatatcattttttaaattatttttgaaaagttttattctaaacaagactgcatttatttattttaaaaaatacagtacaaataaataacaacaaaaaaaaagtagtatcctgtgatgcaaagctgtatttttagcaGCGGTTACTCTAGTCTGCGGTGttacattatccttcagaattcatcatatttttgtggaaaccatgatacatttttttttttttttttttttttgatatatcttttttttaattctttaagaaatcttttgtaacaatgttcaagtctttattgtcaccttagaccaatttaatgcatgcttccttaatattagtattaatttcttaatcattaataaaaaattcttactgaccccaaattttaGTGTGCATGGAAggatcatttatatattaatgtaaaagaTCAAACAGactgtcaaataaatacatgattaaAACTTGTGATGTTTGAAAATATGGTTCAATATAAAGATAAATTAATAGTTAACTTTTCAAACTGCATTTAGAAATGCGTAGAcgtttaaatagatttatttattttatgtttaagagATACTTGCAAATGCGAATGGAGGTAGTCCAACGGCTGGACTGTTATAAATGTtcaattatgtatatatgtacctGAAGGGTGACGCTCGGTACTTGATCAGCAACTCCAAAGATCAAACCATTAAGCTGTGGGACGTGAGGAAGTTTTCACCCAAAGAGGGGCTCGCAGCTTCAAGGCTCGCCGTCACACAACAGAACTGGGACTACCGCTGGCAGCAGGTTCCCCAAAGAGGTGTGCTGAGTAACTATAAGAGACTATTAATTAAACACATGAACACGAAGCACCcgttttgattcattttgttGGCCTGCAGCACTAAAGAGGCATAAGCTGACTGGCGACACCTCGGTGATGACCTACCGGGGTCACGGGGTTCTGCACACGCTCATTCGCTGCCGCTTTTCCCCTGAATTCAGCACTGGACAGAAGTTCATTTACACAGGCTGTTCAACAGGCAAAATCGTCAGTAAGTGGAGtgtgaaattgtttttaaagcgACTGTTTATTGTTATCCAAATCTGCAGTATCATATCTCCTCCcgtattttttatagtttacgATGTGTTGACGGGATCCATTATTTCCAAATTGTCCAATCATGATGCATGTGTGAGGGACGTCAGCTGGCACCCGTATCACAACAACATGGTCAGCAGCTCTGTAAGTAAAACCACAGTTTCATAGTCATCTTTTCATATGAAACTGCTTGCTACGGatgcaaaaatgtagaaaatcatATAAgatcatatgtattttttgtaaaaataatgtgtaaaaaatgGCCTTAAGACAACAACAATTCATATGATTTCGCATTTCCTTGATTTGTGCTTATAGGTGAAAGTGCAATCATTTTTACCAATCTCATTTTTCACAATGATTTAAATAGGATAATCTTGTATCTATATATTGATAGGAAATGTATTCCATTTGTTGTTATCGACAACATTGAAAATCTAATagttaattaaatcataaaaattagattcatttaaaattttaaatgaattaaaataaaatgctaactcaagaaataaaatatttaatttgtttacctGCATGTATGTGACCATAACCAGTGTCAGAAAACCATAAGAATCCAAAtgtaattctttattattaaaatatacattttcggGTACTTCATCAGtcgtttttaaatgtatgcaagCAGCAGCCTATTTCAGAGAGGAAAATGTCAAagatttaaaagagaaataagagaaaatcaataaatgattcatattgtgtaaataatatgttatcatgtaatgtataataaagtaatacaagtgttttaaaatgtcatttgatttgatttttggAATTTTTGGAACCTAATCCATATTGCATGTAATCAGCTGCAGCCCAGCAAGTTAAAACTAGGCTTAAATCCCAACCCTTTTAGTCAACTAAAACGTATAcatcacaaaaactataaaggACATTTGACATAAGACtaagaaatagaaatatatatatatatatatatatatatatatatatatatatatatatatatatatatatatatatatatatatataaataaaatccttTACTTTCtaagacgtttttttttccttgttag from Puntigrus tetrazona isolate hp1 chromosome 24, ASM1883169v1, whole genome shotgun sequence includes:
- the dcaf11 gene encoding DDB1- and CUL4-associated factor 11, whose product is MGSQSSSGMSGRGSGSNPDQSEPEPNQNSNQTGRTQAERQSGSEEDVDLAQVLAYLLRRGQVRLVHGSGATGLQLVQSYSDSDEDSDGAWDGRLGHRYDPPVDAQPDTQEVDRSEIRTQILLATASSGLKNRHSFTHMLAEREQGRCRGSSFSHGECSRMRSHFLPNHVVYKDTYQQKVFCGVYSDEGNMFLSACQDQNIRLYDTSRGCFTLKKTVKARDVGWSILDVCFTPDARCVLYSSWSDYIHVCSVDGDNETHTALDLNPDERRFCVFSLAASTDGKEILGGANDGCLYVFDREQNKRTLKIDAHEDDVNAVAFADSSSQLLFSGSDDALCKVWDRRTLREDRPQPVGHLAGHRDGITFIHSKGDARYLISNSKDQTIKLWDVRKFSPKEGLAASRLAVTQQNWDYRWQQVPQRALKRHKLTGDTSVMTYRGHGVLHTLIRCRFSPEFSTGQKFIYTGCSTGKIVIYDVLTGSIISKLSNHDACVRDVSWHPYHNNMVSSSWDGAIRLWEHTQNHPLDNDRERMNVDMVDMKSKRY